From one Lycium ferocissimum isolate CSIRO_LF1 chromosome 7, AGI_CSIRO_Lferr_CH_V1, whole genome shotgun sequence genomic stretch:
- the LOC132063691 gene encoding probable protein arginine N-methyltransferase 3 — MAMEELNTTYMEVEEDDNSDDDRDQNWDDYEEDEEEEAINSKLLCLFCDSLYNSSNALFDHCSSAHRFHFNTLKTTFGLDFYGCFKLINYVRSKVVENKCWSCGIVCRSKEDLRNHLHEVVSFDNGKFPWNDDEFLKPFLNEDALLYSFDEDDEGEDDMDDMPVDKEELIKDFEQISIDGDDFTFETEENKPTVSCRSGEKSASMTDSTLSNGIVAAETGVSSYRKPNVQDSSLYIAKVAANKIKDVNKSYFGGYSSYGIHRDMISDKVRTDAYRQAILENPSLLKGAVVMDVGCGTGILSLFAAQAGASRVIAVEASEKMAAVAAQIAKDNNLLRTGSKNEDSGQDNGVMEVVQGMVEELKSTQKVQPHSVDVLVSEWMGYCLHYESMLSSVLYARDQFLKPGGAVLPDMATMFAAGFGRGGTSIPFWENVYGFNMSCIGEEIVKDASRIPIVDVIESRDIITNSTVLQNFDLVTMKLEEMDFTAVVELELKGETSTNGCTGSKPITSWCYGVVIWFDTGFTGRFCKEKPTTLSTSPHNTSTHWSQTILTFSEPIAMVSPGTLNVDKMAAVGTDACPAVKIQCRISVVRAAQHRSIDISMELTGIGPSDRKRNWPAQMFNLL; from the exons ATGGCTATGGAGGAATTGAACACAACGTatatggaagttgaagaagatgacaaCTCAGACGATGACAGGGACCAGAACTGGGACGATtacgaagaagatgaagaagaggaaGCTATCAACTCAAAATTACTCTGTTTGTTCTGTGACTCGTTGTATAATTCCAGTAATGCCCTCTTCGACCACTGCTCATCTGCACATCGCTTCCATTTCAACACTCTCAAGACTACTTTTGGCTTGGATTTCTATGGCTGCTTTAAGCTCATTAATTATGTCAGGTCTAAG GTTGTTGAGAACAAATGTTGGAGTTGTGGCATTGTCTGTCGGTCAAAGGAAGATCTACGGAATCATTTGCACGAGGTTGTTAGCTTTGATAATGGCAAGTTTCCTTGGAATGATGATGAGTTTTTGAAGCCTTTCTTGAATGAGGATGCACTTCTGTATAGctttgatgaagatgatgaaggtGAAGATGATATGGACGATATGCCTGTTGACAAAGAGGAGTTAATTAAGGATTTCGAACAAATTAGCATCGACGGGGATGATTTTACTTTCGAAACAGAAGAAAACAAACCTACAGTCTCCTGTCGTAGTGGAGAGAAATCTGCTTCAATGACTGATTCTACTCTCAGCAATGGCATTGTTGCTGCAGAAACTGGTGTTTCTTCGTATAGGAAGCCCAATGTCCAAGATTCTAGCTTGTATATCGCAAAAGTTGCAGCAAATAAGATCAAGGACGTAAATAAAAGCTATTTTGGTGGCTATAGTTCATATGGTATCCACAGGGACATGATAAGTGATAAG GTAAGAACTGATGCTTATCGGCAAGCCATTTTGGAGAATCCTTCTCTCTTAAAAGGTGCTGTAGTCATGGACGTAGGTTGTGGTACTGGCATATTGAG TCTCTTTGCAGCCCAGGCAGGCGCGTCAAGGGTGATTGCAGTTGAAGCAAGTGAAAAGATGGCAGCTGTGGCAGCTCAG ATTGCTAAAGACAATAACCTTTTGCGGACTGGAAGCAAGAATGAAGATTCAGGTCAGGATAATGGTGTAATGGAAGTGGTTCAAGGTATGGTTGAAGAGCTAAAGAGTACCCAGAAAGTTCAGCCGCACAGTGTTGATGTGTTAGTAAGTGAATGGATGGGTTATTGCCTGCATTATGAGTCAATGCTCAGCTCTGTCCTGTATGCACGTGATCAATTTTTGAAGCCTGGAGGTGCCGTTCTTCCTGACATGGCAACCATG TTTGCTGCTGGGTTTGGAAGAGGTGGTACAAGCATTCCATTTTGGGAAaatgtttatggatttaatatGTCTTGTATCGGCGAGGAAATCGTTAAAGATGCTTCCAGAATTCCAATAGTTGATGTTATTGAAAGCCGTGATATAATAACCAATTCAACGGTTCTCCAG AACTTTGATCTGGTGACAATGAAGCTGGAGGAGATGGATTTTACTGCAGTGGTTGAACTGGAGCTGAAGGGAGAAACTTCTACAAATGGGTGTACGGGTTCAAAACCTATAACAAGTTGGTGTTATGGAGTTGTCATTTGGTTTGACACTGGATTTACAGGACGATTCTGTAAAGAAAAGCCAACTACCTTGTCCACATCTCCCCATAATACCAGCACTCACTGGTCGCAGACTATCCTCACTTTCTCAGAACCAATTGCAATGGTATCCCCGGGAACATTAAACGTTGATAAAATGGCAGCAGTTGGTACTGATGCCTGCCCTGCGGTGAAAATACAATGTCGGATCAGCGTAGTTCGTGCTGCTCAGCATCGAAGCATTGACATTTCCATGGAGCTAACAGGAATTGGGCCTTCAGATAGAAAACGAAATTGGCCAGCACAAATGTTTAACTTATTGTAA